The following proteins are encoded in a genomic region of Falsibacillus albus:
- a CDS encoding MerR family transcriptional regulator has product MEHFKIDDVSKMTGLTKRAIRYYEEIDLIDPPERTDGGTRLYTNKDIDRLKKVVLAKDVLGFSLQELQQFLKLNETIELRRKEYTASQETKKLDELRKIYSGLEQEMALIDQKIEKMLSFRNEIEVHHKKIGSILDKEAEEG; this is encoded by the coding sequence ATGGAGCATTTTAAAATAGATGATGTATCCAAGATGACCGGACTTACGAAAAGAGCCATTCGATATTATGAAGAAATCGACTTAATCGATCCGCCTGAACGGACGGATGGCGGAACACGCCTGTACACCAATAAGGATATCGATCGATTAAAGAAAGTGGTTCTTGCAAAGGATGTATTGGGATTTTCCCTCCAAGAACTCCAGCAATTTTTAAAATTGAACGAAACGATCGAACTGCGCAGAAAAGAATACACAGCTTCCCAGGAAACAAAAAAACTCGATGAATTAAGAAAGATCTATTCAGGGCTGGAACAAGAAATGGCATTGATCGATCAAAAAATTGAAAAAATGCTTTCTTTCAGGAATGAAATCGAAGTCCACCATAAAAAGATTGGAAGCATATTAGATAAAGAAGCAGAGGAAGGATAA
- a CDS encoding alpha/beta hydrolase has translation MIGCLCIHGFTGAPYEVAPLVDYLKRNTDWEVAVPTLPGHGETLQLKGVAHSEWIDCAEKALQDLLRKCEEVYLIGFSMGGLIASYLAVKYPIKKLVLLSAAAYYINVPQIIKDIKEMIGDTFNGNLLKNELFLRYKRKIMKTPLSATREFRKIVMLSRPQLRKITIPTLIVQGEADGIVPKKSAEYLYKEISSEQKILRLEPNAKHLICHCDEQMALFDEIFCFLTVENINMSAR, from the coding sequence ATGATTGGATGTCTTTGTATCCATGGATTCACAGGGGCACCTTATGAAGTGGCGCCGCTGGTGGATTACTTGAAAAGAAATACGGATTGGGAAGTGGCTGTGCCGACGCTTCCGGGACATGGCGAAACGCTGCAATTAAAAGGGGTGGCGCATAGTGAATGGATCGACTGTGCCGAGAAGGCCTTGCAAGACTTGCTGCGGAAATGCGAGGAAGTTTATTTGATCGGATTCTCCATGGGCGGCTTGATTGCAAGCTATTTAGCGGTAAAGTACCCTATCAAGAAGCTCGTCTTGTTAAGTGCGGCTGCTTATTACATCAATGTCCCGCAAATTATCAAGGATATTAAGGAAATGATCGGCGACACATTTAATGGTAATTTATTGAAAAACGAACTTTTCCTAAGATATAAAAGAAAAATAATGAAAACGCCACTATCTGCAACAAGGGAATTCAGGAAGATTGTTATGTTATCAAGGCCTCAGCTAAGAAAAATTACCATCCCAACATTAATCGTCCAAGGGGAAGCGGATGGAATCGTGCCGAAAAAGAGTGCTGAATATTTATATAAAGAAATTTCCAGCGAACAAAAAATATTAAGGCTGGAGCCCAACGCAAAGCACTTAATCTGTCATTGTGATGAACAAATGGCATTATTTGACGAAATATTTTGTTTTTTAACTGTAGAAAATATAAACATGTCCGCACGTTGA
- a CDS encoding DEAD/DEAH box helicase, protein MTKFSELGLSPSTLKSVKRMGFEEATPIQAGTIPLSLEGKDIIGQAQTGTGKTAAFGIPLIEKLDPKSQNVQGIIIAPTRELAIQVSEELYKVGQDSRARVLAVYGGADIQRQIRALKKNPNIIVGTPGRILDHIKRRTLRLDNVHTLILDEADEMLNMGFKEDIESILSNVPAERQTLLFSATMPDPIRRIAERFMKNPEIVRVKAKEMTVSNIEQFYVKVQEREKFDVLSRLLDTQSPELAIVFGRTKRRVDELANALSLRGYMAEGIHGDLSQAKRLLVLKKFKEGKIDVLVATDVAARGLDISGVTHVYNFDIPQDPESYVHRIGRTGRAGKEGMAMTFVSPREMGYLKVVEQTTKKRMTPMRPPTWSEALEGLQKASYDQIVETIDANSLQDYQQMAEKLLENYTPEQIAAASLKLLTKEPDSSPVKISEEKPLPSRRDRGGDKRGGQQQRSRRRGKPQGQGNNGRGQQRSSSKRPQRKSQKNY, encoded by the coding sequence TTGACCAAGTTTTCAGAATTAGGTTTAAGCCCGTCAACATTGAAGTCTGTCAAGCGAATGGGATTCGAAGAAGCAACACCGATCCAAGCCGGCACGATTCCATTGAGCTTAGAGGGCAAAGATATCATCGGCCAGGCGCAGACAGGAACGGGGAAAACAGCAGCATTTGGAATCCCTCTGATTGAAAAATTAGATCCAAAAAGCCAAAATGTTCAAGGAATCATTATTGCTCCGACACGTGAATTAGCAATTCAGGTGTCAGAGGAATTATATAAAGTAGGGCAAGACAGCCGTGCCCGTGTATTGGCAGTGTACGGCGGTGCGGACATTCAACGTCAAATCCGCGCCTTGAAGAAAAACCCTAACATCATTGTCGGAACTCCAGGACGCATCCTAGATCATATCAAACGCCGCACTTTGCGTTTAGATAATGTTCATACATTGATCTTGGATGAAGCGGATGAAATGTTGAACATGGGATTCAAAGAGGATATTGAGTCCATCCTTTCAAACGTTCCAGCTGAACGACAAACACTTTTATTCTCAGCGACTATGCCGGATCCAATCCGCCGAATCGCAGAGCGCTTCATGAAGAATCCTGAAATCGTTCGCGTGAAAGCGAAGGAAATGACGGTTTCGAACATCGAGCAATTCTATGTGAAAGTGCAAGAAAGAGAAAAATTCGATGTATTATCCCGTTTGTTGGATACGCAATCCCCTGAGCTTGCGATCGTATTCGGACGTACGAAACGCCGCGTGGATGAGTTGGCAAACGCTCTGTCGCTTCGTGGATATATGGCTGAAGGAATTCATGGTGACCTAAGTCAAGCAAAACGATTGCTTGTGCTTAAGAAGTTCAAAGAAGGAAAAATCGATGTCTTGGTAGCAACGGATGTTGCAGCCCGCGGATTGGATATTTCAGGTGTAACACATGTTTACAACTTCGATATCCCGCAAGATCCGGAAAGCTATGTCCACCGTATCGGACGTACCGGCCGTGCAGGTAAAGAAGGTATGGCCATGACATTCGTAAGCCCTCGTGAAATGGGTTACCTGAAAGTTGTTGAGCAAACAACGAAGAAGCGTATGACGCCTATGCGTCCGCCTACCTGGTCTGAGGCTCTTGAAGGACTTCAAAAAGCTTCTTATGATCAGATCGTTGAAACAATCGATGCGAATTCCTTGCAAGATTATCAACAGATGGCAGAGAAATTGCTTGAGAATTACACTCCTGAGCAAATCGCTGCAGCATCATTGAAATTGTTGACAAAAGAGCCGGATAGTTCTCCAGTGAAGATCTCCGAAGAGAAGCCGCTTCCTTCAAGAAGGGACCGCGGAGGAGATAAAAGAGGCGGACAACAGCAAAGATCAAGAAGAAGAGGCAAACCACAAGGCCAAGGAAACAATGGCCGCGGCCAGCAGCGTTCTTCTTCCAAGCGTCCTCAAAGAAAGAGCCAAAAAAATTACTAA
- the uvsE gene encoding UV DNA damage repair endonuclease UvsE: MKKGGDLVIVRLGYVAMSMKLENSSPSQTMTYKQFSSLKDRDAALRKLERIAASNLHNCLRLLRHNAANDIHFFRFSSKLIPLANHPELKDWDYFTGIEAPLKEIAQFLKDHPMRVDFHPEHFVVLTSSKADILKNTIKTLQLHYRLIRGMGVPPEHRCVIHVGGAYEDKEKAMEQFIHNFGFLAPHLQKMLLLENDDTVYTQHDALYLCEKLQIPLVFDLHHHLANHEYDWEQDWERTIATWSHSKLPMKFHISSPRSPSHYKAHADYVDPDMLYGFLQKINGTVTEIDCMIEAKRKDEALFQLHEDLSFRKNIEWLDASTFIVH; the protein is encoded by the coding sequence ATGAAAAAAGGGGGGGACCTCGTGATAGTCAGACTAGGTTACGTAGCGATGAGTATGAAGCTTGAAAATTCCTCGCCTTCTCAAACCATGACATATAAACAATTTTCATCTTTAAAAGATCGGGATGCTGCCCTACGGAAGCTGGAACGGATCGCAGCCTCAAACCTTCACAACTGCCTACGGCTGCTGAGGCATAATGCGGCAAATGATATCCACTTCTTTAGGTTCAGTTCAAAATTGATTCCGCTGGCCAATCATCCCGAGCTGAAAGACTGGGACTATTTCACGGGAATTGAAGCACCGCTGAAGGAAATAGCCCAATTCCTGAAGGACCATCCGATGAGGGTCGATTTCCATCCTGAACATTTTGTTGTCCTTACTTCTTCAAAAGCTGACATCTTGAAAAACACCATTAAAACGCTTCAGCTTCACTATAGATTGATAAGAGGAATGGGTGTGCCTCCCGAACATCGATGCGTCATCCATGTCGGCGGGGCTTATGAAGACAAGGAAAAAGCGATGGAACAATTCATCCATAACTTTGGGTTCCTTGCTCCGCACCTTCAGAAAATGCTCCTTTTGGAGAACGATGATACAGTGTACACACAGCATGATGCTTTATATTTGTGTGAAAAGCTCCAGATCCCGCTCGTATTTGATTTGCATCACCACCTGGCCAACCATGAATACGATTGGGAGCAGGATTGGGAACGAACGATTGCGACTTGGAGCCATTCTAAGCTCCCCATGAAGTTTCATATTTCCAGTCCAAGGTCTCCTTCCCACTATAAGGCACATGCCGACTATGTTGACCCAGATATGCTTTACGGATTTTTACAAAAAATCAATGGAACCGTAACGGAAATCGATTGTATGATAGAAGCAAAGAGGAAGGATGAAGCTTTATTTCAGCTTCATGAAGATTTATCATTTCGGAAAAATATAGAGTGGCTGGATGCTTCTACATTCATTGTGCATTGA
- a CDS encoding DUF4937 domain-containing protein yields MLIKHITCFVDEESREAFSRSQDEWVQIQSVPGLMWQLGGWKNEREAHIWGIWTDEVLYEDFMKKNHDTIYDKAEQDKNYHSISISFKKIEAIENMDEFLMTIQDNDPFIYFIDGEQCMFKRTETLQEGEYKFVASWLVCGLYP; encoded by the coding sequence ATGCTTATTAAGCATATAACCTGTTTCGTTGATGAGGAGAGCAGAGAAGCATTTTCCAGGTCACAGGATGAGTGGGTGCAGATCCAATCCGTTCCTGGACTAATGTGGCAGCTAGGCGGTTGGAAAAACGAAAGGGAAGCGCATATTTGGGGCATTTGGACGGATGAAGTCCTATATGAAGATTTTATGAAAAAGAATCATGACACCATATACGATAAAGCTGAACAAGATAAGAATTATCATTCAATTTCCATTTCATTCAAAAAAATAGAAGCCATAGAGAACATGGATGAATTTCTAATGACCATACAGGATAACGACCCGTTTATTTATTTTATCGATGGTGAGCAGTGTATGTTTAAAAGAACTGAAACCTTGCAAGAAGGGGAATACAAATTTGTAGCAAGCTGGCTGGTGTGTGGGTTATATCCGTAA
- a CDS encoding hemolysin family protein, translating into MIIINILTLILLIALTAFFVASEFAIVKVRSSRIDQLIAEGNSKAEAAKELITNLDSYLSACQLGITITALGLGWLGEPTVQELIHPLFGTLHIPESISHILSFVISFSAITFLHVVMGELAPKTFAIQMAEELTLLVAKPLILFYKIMYPFIWVLNSSARLVAGLFGLQPASEHDMAHSEEELRIILSESYKSGEINQSEYRYVNQIFEFDNRLAKEIMVPRTEIVSFEKDTSLKEILSTLRIEKYTRYPVTDGDKDNIIGIVNMKELLTDCVHQQCPEDETLLKYIKPVIRVIETIPIHDLLLKMQKERNHMAILADEYGGTAGIVTVEDILEEIVGEIRDEFDADEIPLVRKLGENHFIFDAKLLIHQVNDLLGTDLSEDEVDTIGGWLLTQKYDLKQGDAIEEGSYIFKVHEMEGHHILYVEVMKKPKAD; encoded by the coding sequence TTGATAATCATTAACATTCTGACGTTAATCCTACTTATTGCTCTAACTGCCTTTTTTGTGGCATCTGAATTTGCCATTGTCAAGGTCCGGTCTTCAAGAATCGACCAACTCATTGCGGAGGGGAATTCAAAAGCAGAAGCCGCCAAAGAACTCATAACCAATTTGGACAGCTACTTATCCGCTTGCCAGCTCGGCATCACCATCACAGCTTTAGGACTTGGGTGGCTCGGGGAACCGACGGTGCAGGAATTGATCCATCCATTGTTCGGAACACTCCATATCCCAGAATCCATCAGCCATATCTTATCTTTTGTCATTTCATTCAGCGCTATCACCTTTTTGCACGTAGTGATGGGTGAATTGGCGCCAAAAACCTTTGCGATCCAAATGGCGGAGGAATTGACGCTTTTAGTGGCTAAGCCATTAATATTATTTTACAAAATCATGTACCCATTCATTTGGGTGCTTAATAGTTCAGCTCGCCTTGTAGCCGGACTATTCGGCTTGCAGCCTGCTTCGGAACATGACATGGCTCACTCTGAGGAAGAACTTAGGATCATCCTTTCCGAGAGTTATAAGAGCGGTGAGATCAATCAATCCGAATACCGCTATGTCAATCAAATCTTTGAATTCGACAACCGGCTGGCCAAGGAAATCATGGTTCCGAGGACAGAAATCGTCTCTTTCGAAAAAGACACGAGTCTAAAGGAAATCTTATCGACCTTACGCATAGAAAAATACACCCGCTACCCTGTTACTGATGGGGATAAGGATAATATCATCGGGATTGTGAATATGAAAGAGTTATTGACAGACTGTGTACACCAGCAATGTCCGGAAGATGAAACGTTATTGAAATATATAAAACCAGTAATCCGTGTGATCGAGACCATTCCGATCCATGACCTTTTGCTGAAAATGCAAAAGGAGCGGAACCACATGGCCATATTAGCTGATGAGTATGGCGGAACGGCTGGGATTGTGACGGTTGAGGATATTCTAGAGGAAATCGTCGGTGAAATCCGCGATGAATTTGATGCAGATGAAATCCCGCTTGTAAGGAAGCTTGGAGAAAATCATTTTATTTTCGATGCAAAACTTTTGATTCACCAGGTGAATGATCTGCTGGGCACCGATTTATCCGAGGATGAAGTGGATACAATAGGCGGCTGGCTGCTCACGCAAAAGTATGATCTTAAGCAGGGCGATGCGATTGAAGAAGGCTCATATATCTTTAAAGTCCATGAAATGGAAGGGCATCATATTTTATATGTTGAAGTCATGAAAAAACCAAAAGCTGACTAA
- a CDS encoding VOC family protein: MDMKLGYVILYVENLEKSVYFYRDLLGLPLKMQAGTYTEFDTGGTTLSLNTRESIKDITGFDLPDGKVPQTLEIGFVTEDVKGTVERLRAEGTTILSEATEKPWGQLVAYVEDPDGHYIEICSPM, from the coding sequence ATGGACATGAAACTTGGCTATGTCATTTTGTATGTAGAGAATTTAGAAAAATCAGTATATTTCTACCGTGATTTACTCGGTCTTCCATTGAAGATGCAAGCAGGCACATATACGGAATTCGATACAGGCGGAACAACATTGTCTCTGAATACAAGGGAATCGATAAAAGATATTACAGGATTTGATCTTCCGGATGGCAAGGTGCCTCAAACTTTGGAAATAGGATTTGTGACGGAGGATGTAAAAGGAACGGTGGAAAGGCTAAGAGCAGAAGGGACAACCATTTTGTCTGAGGCGACTGAAAAGCCATGGGGACAGCTCGTGGCATATGTAGAAGACCCGGATGGGCACTATATTGAAATATGCAGTCCAATGTAG
- a CDS encoding UDP-N-acetylmuramoyl-tripeptide--D-alanyl-D-alanine ligase, with protein MIKRSLEQLAEMFEFDRDILDRFGDVEISGVCIDTRKIEQGNLFVPFKGEKVDGHTMVRDAFEKGASAALWEKEVPNPPEDLPILIVDSSLIAVQELSKSYRNQLDLKVVGVTGSNGKTSTKDMIYSILSQKYAVQKTEGNYNNHLGLPLTLLSLKETTEVAVLEMGMSGRGEIEFLTKLAKPDFAVITNIGESHLQDLGSREGIAEAKLEIAEGLDEDGVLIYFGDEPLLTSRLNKPLPYQTQSFGRSKENDVYPIHLKPTDSGTRFGVNILPETEFDVPVLGEHNVMNAMSALIIGHRLGLSAEQLVKGISGLKLTSMRMERLTGMKESVIINDAYNASPTSMRAAIKMAEEFEGCRNKFLVLGDMLELGDMEKQFHTEVGKTIHPDKIDEVFTFGPLSRFIAEGAKQNFSENAVHAFEDKEGLINLLKKKLGKNDLVVVKASRGMKLEEVVEALKN; from the coding sequence ATGATAAAAAGGTCTTTGGAGCAGCTGGCGGAGATGTTCGAGTTTGATAGGGATATCCTGGATAGGTTTGGAGATGTAGAAATCAGCGGGGTTTGCATTGATACCCGCAAAATTGAACAAGGCAACTTATTCGTGCCTTTTAAAGGGGAAAAAGTAGATGGTCATACCATGGTCAGGGATGCTTTTGAAAAAGGGGCAAGTGCCGCACTTTGGGAAAAAGAGGTTCCCAATCCTCCAGAGGATTTACCGATTCTCATAGTGGACAGCTCATTGATTGCAGTGCAGGAATTGTCAAAATCCTATCGGAATCAGTTGGATTTGAAGGTAGTGGGAGTGACGGGAAGCAATGGGAAAACTTCTACCAAGGATATGATTTATTCTATACTCTCGCAGAAGTATGCCGTTCAAAAGACGGAAGGGAATTATAATAACCACCTCGGACTTCCGCTTACGCTGTTGTCACTCAAGGAAACCACTGAAGTGGCCGTACTTGAAATGGGCATGAGTGGAAGGGGAGAAATCGAATTTCTCACAAAATTGGCGAAACCTGATTTTGCAGTCATTACCAACATCGGTGAGTCCCATTTACAGGACTTGGGTTCGCGGGAAGGGATTGCCGAAGCGAAGCTCGAGATTGCGGAAGGCCTTGACGAAGATGGGGTTTTGATTTATTTCGGAGATGAGCCGCTGTTGACTAGTCGTTTGAACAAGCCACTTCCTTATCAGACCCAATCGTTTGGACGTTCGAAAGAAAATGATGTTTATCCAATTCATTTAAAACCAACTGACAGTGGGACAAGATTTGGCGTGAACATTTTGCCGGAGACTGAGTTCGATGTACCCGTGCTTGGCGAGCATAATGTCATGAATGCGATGTCGGCTTTGATTATCGGCCATCGCCTGGGACTTTCTGCGGAACAATTGGTTAAAGGAATTTCGGGACTTAAACTGACGTCCATGAGAATGGAAAGACTAACCGGAATGAAGGAATCAGTCATTATTAACGATGCTTACAATGCCAGCCCCACTTCCATGAGGGCAGCGATCAAAATGGCGGAAGAATTTGAGGGCTGTCGGAATAAATTTTTGGTGCTCGGAGATATGCTTGAGCTTGGCGATATGGAGAAGCAATTCCATACTGAGGTCGGGAAAACCATTCATCCGGATAAAATCGATGAAGTGTTTACGTTTGGTCCATTGAGCCGCTTTATTGCCGAAGGTGCAAAACAGAATTTTTCTGAAAATGCTGTACATGCCTTTGAAGATAAAGAAGGTTTAATCAACTTATTGAAGAAAAAGCTAGGCAAGAATGACCTGGTTGTTGTCAAAGCATCCAGAGGAATGAAACTGGAAGAGGTAGTCGAGGCGCTAAAGAATTAA
- a CDS encoding PH domain-containing protein — MRGSEPSNRVSPKALTVWRMEGMIYSLICLIIFIAGIAATIKFDWPKWPIAAGAALVIVCCYIFGFLFPYIKWKRWRYEVRDQEIELQHGMVFIKRTLVPMVRVQHVDTVQGPLLRKYHLSTITISTAATIHHIPAIETVEADDLRASISRLARVAEDDV, encoded by the coding sequence ATGAGGGGAAGCGAGCCGAGCAATCGGGTGTCGCCAAAGGCGCTTACGGTTTGGCGTATGGAAGGTATGATATATTCACTCATATGTTTGATCATATTCATCGCAGGCATAGCGGCAACGATCAAATTTGACTGGCCGAAATGGCCAATAGCTGCTGGGGCTGCATTGGTGATAGTCTGCTGCTATATATTTGGCTTCCTTTTTCCTTATATAAAGTGGAAAAGGTGGCGCTATGAAGTCAGGGATCAGGAAATCGAGCTGCAGCATGGCATGGTTTTTATTAAAAGGACGTTAGTTCCGATGGTCCGTGTCCAGCATGTGGATACAGTACAGGGGCCGTTGCTGAGAAAATATCATTTATCGACGATCACGATCTCAACCGCTGCCACGATTCATCATATCCCTGCAATAGAGACGGTCGAGGCCGACGATTTGAGAGCATCGATTTCCCGGTTGGCAAGGGTGGCTGAAGATGATGTCTGA
- a CDS encoding MFS transporter, which translates to MSLKNNTRAKWITVFSTFLAFMGIGIVDPILPIIADKIGATHWQVEMLFTAYIFTMAFMMIPSGIFASRFGDKRMMTIGLVIVTIFALLCGLANGIPQLSIFRAGWGLGNSMFFATAMTLLIALSSNPQQAVGLYEAAIGLGMAAGPLVGGILGGISWRYPFIATSILIFIAFLLVTFFVYEPGDKKARKVAGLKEMKHLFMYAPFLTGAVAAMLYYYGFFVVLAYTPLVIKLTAIHIGFVFFGWGLCLAYGSAVLSHKLEKKYTPKQILPYSLAIFAVFLGLLFVFHSAAALIVLVILSGLVSGLNNALFTSHVMASSPYERSVTSGAYNFVRWLGAAIAPVMSGVIGESISPSSPFLVAGILSAAGIFVIMIHKNHEPDSVKETIG; encoded by the coding sequence ATGAGTTTAAAAAACAATACACGCGCGAAATGGATTACAGTCTTCTCCACATTTTTGGCATTCATGGGGATCGGCATCGTCGATCCGATCCTACCGATCATTGCAGATAAAATCGGTGCAACCCACTGGCAAGTGGAGATGCTCTTTACAGCTTATATTTTTACAATGGCTTTCATGATGATTCCTTCCGGGATCTTCGCGAGTCGGTTTGGCGACAAACGGATGATGACGATCGGTTTGGTCATCGTCACTATATTTGCGTTATTATGCGGTTTGGCAAATGGAATTCCTCAGCTCTCCATATTCAGGGCTGGATGGGGATTGGGTAATTCAATGTTTTTTGCCACTGCGATGACACTATTAATCGCGCTTTCCTCAAATCCACAGCAGGCAGTGGGGTTATATGAGGCAGCGATCGGGCTTGGAATGGCTGCAGGTCCGCTTGTCGGAGGGATTCTCGGAGGGATTTCATGGAGATACCCATTCATTGCCACGAGTATTTTAATTTTTATAGCGTTTCTTCTTGTAACATTTTTCGTCTATGAACCTGGGGATAAAAAAGCAAGAAAAGTTGCGGGTCTAAAGGAAATGAAGCACTTATTCATGTACGCACCGTTTCTGACGGGTGCAGTAGCAGCAATGCTCTATTATTATGGCTTCTTCGTCGTGTTGGCCTATACCCCACTTGTCATCAAGCTTACAGCGATTCATATCGGGTTCGTCTTCTTTGGCTGGGGGCTTTGCCTTGCTTACGGATCAGCTGTCCTGAGCCATAAGCTTGAAAAAAAATATACGCCAAAACAAATACTTCCATACAGTTTGGCGATATTTGCTGTCTTTCTTGGCTTGCTTTTCGTTTTTCATTCGGCAGCAGCCTTGATCGTGCTCGTCATACTTTCTGGTTTGGTGTCCGGATTGAATAACGCGTTGTTCACCAGCCATGTCATGGCTTCATCCCCATATGAAAGAAGCGTGACATCCGGTGCCTACAATTTCGTGCGCTGGCTCGGTGCGGCGATCGCCCCCGTGATGTCAGGGGTCATCGGTGAAAGCATTTCGCCGTCTTCGCCATTTTTAGTGGCAGGTATTTTATCAGCAGCCGGAATCTTCGTTATCATGATTCATAAAAATCATGAGCCCGATTCGGTGAAAGAAACGATTGGATGA
- a CDS encoding D-alanine--D-alanine ligase, translating to MKTKLSLLYGGKSAEHKVSLQTAKAVIQALDPAKYEIQPIFITTEGQWIKGPLLNGPVETVKELEFSEGDAVAPNALAVALTNTDSDSDVIFPLLHGPNGEDGTVQGMLELLNLPYVGNGVLASAAGMDKVIMKNLFAQAGLEQVKYVWFVRQTWKQNPENAYSEVEEALGYPCFVKPANLGSSVGISKCTNRDELAQAFEEAFQFDRKIIIEEGVTAREIEIGVMGNDAPECSVAGEIVPKKDFYDYKAKYEDGDTALIIPADIDDETYSAMKDMAVDAYKALDNSGLVRADFFLTKEGRILINEVNTMPGFTPFSMFPLLWKHTGVEYPELIEKLVALAKERHEDKQNIKHTM from the coding sequence ATGAAAACAAAACTTAGTTTATTATATGGCGGGAAATCCGCTGAACATAAAGTATCCTTGCAAACAGCAAAAGCTGTGATCCAAGCATTGGATCCAGCAAAGTATGAGATACAGCCAATCTTTATCACGACTGAAGGCCAGTGGATAAAAGGCCCCTTATTAAATGGACCGGTCGAAACGGTTAAAGAGCTTGAATTCAGTGAAGGGGATGCTGTCGCGCCGAATGCGCTTGCGGTTGCTCTGACAAATACCGATTCTGATTCAGATGTCATTTTCCCTCTCTTACATGGCCCGAATGGCGAGGATGGAACCGTTCAAGGCATGCTTGAGTTATTGAATCTTCCTTATGTAGGAAATGGTGTTCTTGCATCCGCAGCCGGCATGGATAAGGTCATCATGAAAAACCTATTTGCCCAGGCAGGCTTGGAGCAAGTCAAATACGTATGGTTCGTACGCCAGACTTGGAAGCAGAATCCGGAGAATGCCTATTCCGAAGTGGAGGAAGCTCTTGGGTATCCTTGTTTTGTAAAGCCCGCCAACTTGGGATCAAGTGTCGGCATCAGCAAATGTACAAATCGGGATGAATTAGCGCAAGCCTTTGAAGAAGCCTTCCAATTCGATCGCAAAATCATCATAGAGGAGGGTGTAACAGCAAGGGAAATCGAGATTGGCGTCATGGGCAACGATGCACCGGAATGCTCTGTTGCAGGGGAGATTGTCCCCAAAAAGGATTTTTACGACTATAAAGCCAAATACGAAGACGGCGATACAGCCCTGATCATCCCTGCTGATATCGATGATGAGACGTATTCAGCCATGAAAGACATGGCTGTTGATGCTTACAAAGCACTCGATAACTCAGGTCTTGTACGTGCAGACTTTTTCCTAACCAAGGAAGGGAGAATTCTTATCAACGAAGTAAACACGATGCCTGGATTTACTCCATTCAGTATGTTCCCGCTTCTTTGGAAGCATACAGGGGTTGAGTATCCTGAGCTTATCGAAAAACTCGTTGCTTTGGCGAAAGAACGCCACGAAGATAAACAAAATATTAAGCATACAATGTAA
- a CDS encoding HAD family hydrolase — protein MFKAILFDLDGTLHDRHATIKSFISDQHRRLLIHTELDEKTYLDTFIRLENNGYVWKDQVYKQLTEEFSLSAPWEQLLNDYVERSPSHAQSFEGILPMLKQLKQHYKLGLITNGKSKVQKGCLEILGLTEFFHCTVISEEVNVKKPEPEIFYHALNLLNIEPHQAIYVGDHPANDIQAAHEIGMKTIWIDNGIYDRPSKADWITDEVRCIPEILETAGVFPFIENLRRSYYPHPATMFLLIKADLKKAF, from the coding sequence ATGTTCAAAGCCATACTCTTCGACCTTGACGGGACCCTCCATGACAGGCACGCGACCATCAAAAGCTTTATCTCGGATCAACACCGCAGACTCCTCATACATACTGAACTGGACGAAAAAACGTATTTGGATACCTTCATTCGCCTTGAGAACAACGGCTACGTATGGAAGGACCAAGTGTACAAGCAGCTGACCGAAGAATTCAGCCTCTCTGCGCCATGGGAACAATTATTGAATGACTATGTGGAGCGTTCGCCATCCCATGCACAGTCCTTTGAAGGTATTTTGCCCATGCTGAAACAATTGAAACAGCATTACAAATTGGGTCTGATTACAAACGGAAAGTCCAAGGTTCAGAAAGGCTGCCTGGAAATATTGGGTTTGACAGAATTTTTCCACTGCACGGTCATTTCAGAAGAGGTCAATGTGAAAAAACCTGAACCAGAAATCTTTTATCACGCTTTGAATCTGCTTAACATCGAACCGCATCAAGCCATTTACGTCGGCGATCATCCGGCAAACGACATCCAGGCTGCCCACGAAATTGGCATGAAAACAATTTGGATTGACAACGGCATATATGATCGACCATCAAAAGCTGATTGGATCACCGATGAGGTTCGCTGCATCCCAGAAATCTTGGAGACTGCAGGGGTGTTTCCATTTATAGAGAATTTACGTCGTTCTTACTATCCTCATCCGGCAACAATGTTCCTTTTAATAAAAGCAGATCTCAAAAAGGCTTTTTGA